In bacterium, a single window of DNA contains:
- a CDS encoding macro domain-containing protein translates to MKDQTVMAVRGDITKASVDVIVNAANEYLRHGGGLAAALAAAGGEEFVEDSDRWVSEHGPVPSGEAAVTVGGRLQAPWVVHVVGPRYREGQDNPALLRQAVRAALDASARVEAETVAMPAISTGVFGYPLEAATRVIASECVRWVREHPGALREVRLVGYDRRTTDALRHGLDSAIAEGPSGEGGSG, encoded by the coding sequence TTGAAGGATCAGACGGTGATGGCAGTTCGGGGGGACATCACGAAGGCATCCGTCGATGTGATCGTCAACGCGGCCAACGAGTACCTCCGCCACGGTGGCGGGCTGGCCGCCGCTCTGGCCGCGGCAGGCGGTGAGGAGTTCGTGGAGGACTCCGACCGATGGGTGTCCGAGCACGGCCCGGTCCCGTCCGGTGAGGCGGCGGTCACTGTCGGCGGTCGGTTGCAAGCTCCCTGGGTCGTGCATGTCGTAGGGCCTCGCTACCGGGAGGGCCAGGACAACCCGGCCCTCCTTCGGCAGGCGGTGCGGGCGGCCCTGGATGCCTCGGCCCGGGTCGAGGCAGAGACCGTGGCCATGCCGGCCATCTCCACCGGCGTGTTCGGCTATCCGCTGGAGGCCGCCACGAGGGTGATCGCCTCCGAATGCGTCCGGTGGGTGCGGGAACATCCCGGCGCCCTGCGAGAGGTCCGGTTGGTGGGCTATGACCGCCGGACCACGGATGCGCTCCGGCACGGGCTGGACAGCGCGATCGCCGAGGGACCGTCAGGAGAGGGCGGCTCTGGATGA
- a CDS encoding nuclear transport factor 2 family protein has protein sequence MNYREETGNRAVVADMVGALNEGDIDRFASYYTDDVEVEIIRFGRRLKGNRAVGEWIEDAFDALDGFSNDIIGIYGDGDVIALEVIARGTARRPFAGRSVGEPLDAQEVYIYTFRNGKIADVRAY, from the coding sequence GTGAACTACCGGGAGGAGACAGGCAACCGGGCCGTGGTGGCGGACATGGTCGGGGCGCTCAACGAAGGCGACATCGACCGGTTCGCCTCCTACTACACGGACGACGTCGAGGTGGAAATCATCCGTTTCGGGCGCCGTCTGAAGGGGAACCGCGCAGTCGGTGAATGGATCGAGGACGCCTTCGACGCGCTTGACGGTTTCAGCAACGACATCATCGGCATCTACGGAGACGGCGATGTGATCGCGTTGGAGGTGATCGCCCGCGGGACAGCCAGGCGGCCGTTTGCCGGAAGGTCGGTCGGAGAGCCGCTGGATGCCCAGGAGGTGTACATCTACACGTTCCGGAACGGCAAGATCGCCGACGTCCGCGCCTACTAG
- a CDS encoding N-acyl homoserine lactonase family protein, with protein sequence MSFTITPLVMAYGPQREKSRFTFLHNFGEKIDLPYVSWLIQDAERGLNVLVDVGCSAEEYANHIKPPGESRLRHAGEEFADVINIRPLDDLLADRGLDTDDIDFIVLTHLDWDHCMNLPLFPDTKVIVQRKEWEALPPHPFIASGFAPDYRYEEMAVGGLEMTEGDQQLVPGLDVLFTPGHTPGGQSIAVETPRGRYVIAGLCTIWENYFPDPEILKTAKYEVIPPGGHTDLFAAYNSVVRIRDEAGTQLLPAHHLEAFDMEPVG encoded by the coding sequence ATGTCGTTCACGATCACCCCCCTGGTAATGGCCTACGGGCCGCAGCGCGAGAAGTCCCGCTTCACCTTCCTCCACAACTTCGGGGAGAAAATCGATCTCCCCTACGTCTCGTGGCTCATCCAGGACGCGGAACGGGGCCTCAACGTCCTGGTAGATGTGGGCTGTAGCGCCGAGGAGTATGCCAACCACATAAAGCCCCCGGGAGAGTCCAGGCTCCGGCACGCCGGCGAGGAATTCGCTGACGTGATCAACATCCGTCCTCTGGACGATCTGCTGGCCGACCGCGGGCTCGATACCGATGACATCGACTTCATCGTCCTCACCCACCTCGACTGGGACCATTGCATGAACCTGCCCCTTTTCCCTGACACCAAGGTCATAGTGCAGCGCAAGGAGTGGGAAGCGCTCCCGCCCCATCCCTTCATCGCCTCGGGTTTCGCACCCGACTACCGCTACGAGGAGATGGCCGTAGGGGGGCTCGAAATGACCGAAGGCGACCAGCAACTGGTTCCGGGACTCGACGTGCTGTTCACCCCCGGCCACACGCCGGGCGGCCAGTCGATCGCGGTGGAGACCCCGCGGGGGCGCTACGTGATCGCCGGACTCTGCACGATATGGGAGAACTATTTCCCCGACCCGGAGATACTGAAAACCGCCAAGTACGAGGTGATCCCCCCAGGGGGCCACACCGACCTGTTCGCCGCCTACAACAGCGTGGTGCGTATACGCGACGAGGCCGGCACCCAGCTACTTCCGGCCCACCATCTCGAGGCGTTCGACATGGAGCCGGTCGGGTGA